The stretch of DNA CTGCGATTCTCTTCTCGAATACGTCCTCTGTCGGGTTTGTAAGACGTCCGTAAATGTTACCGGCATCTGCAAGTCCGAAGCGCGCTGCTGCATGATCGCAGTTGCGGAATACATAGGAAGAAGTCTGGTAGATCGGTACTGCTCTTGCATCTGTAACCGGATCCGGCTGTTCCTGCCCTACGTGAAGCTGTAATGTTTCAAATTTGAATTTTCTCTGATCTCTTGTAATTTTGCTCATGTGTTTGTCCTCTTTTCTTTTATTCTTATATTCGGTAAAATAGTAATTTCTTATCTTATGATCATCTGCTTATCAGCGACGACAACACATTCGCTTTTCTTCGATAAACACCCTTGTTGACTTCTGTAAAACCTTCATGATTTCCTCCTGATCATCACGTTGCTCACCTTGTTTTGTGTGCTCCGTTTTTTGATGATGCAATCATATCACCCTTTTCCTAGTATGTCAATGGGGTTTATCTGTTTAGGTTCTCACCTTTATTTATGACTGGCTATAGATTTTATTTATAACGCCACCACCTACAACCTCATCTCCGTCATACATCACCACAGCCTGACCTTTTGTGATGGCTCTCTGCGGTTCATCAAATTTCACATGAAGGATACCATCCGGTGTCTGCCATGCAGTGGCAGGCTGCTCTTTGTGACGGTAACGGATCTTGGCAGTCACTCTTTTCGGCTCAGTTAAGCTGTCCACAGAAATCAGATTTACACTGTCTGCCTCAAGTTCACTGCTGAAAAGATCTGCGTTGTCCCCGAGAACTACCGTATTGGTCTTCGGAGAGATTTCACAGACATAAAGACGACTGGCTGCCGGAATGCCAAGACCGCGACGCTGGCCGATCGTGTAATGGATGATTCCCTTATGGCGTCCGATATAGTTTCCCTCTTTATCTACAAAATCACCCTCAGGTGTTTTTTTACCTGTATACTTTTCAATAAATTTCGCATAGTCGCCGTCCGGGACAAAACAGATATCCTGACTGTCATGCTTTCTGGCATTGATAAAGCCATGTTTTTCGGCAATGACACGGACCTGGTCCTTCCGGAGACCTCCAAGTGGAAGCTTTACATGTGCCAGCTGTTCCTGTGTCAGCATATAGAGAACGTATGACTGATCCTTTGTATCGTCCACTGCTTTTTTCAGAAGGTAGCGGTCCCGTTTCTCATCGTACTCCACTCTTGCATAATGTCCGGTTACAATATAATCGTAGCCGATCTCCTGCATACGGTGGAACATTTTATCAAATTTCAAATATCGGTTACAGTCGATACATGGATTGGGTGTGCAGCCGTTTTCGTAGGCCTCCACAAACCTGTCCATAACCTCTGTATGGAAATCTGCGGTAAAATTGAACACGTAGTAAGGCATATCCATCTGATAGGCTACGCTTCTGGCATCCTCAACATCGTCCAGGGAACAGCAGGTCTTTTCCCTGCGGACACCGATATCTTCGTTGTTGTAAAGTTTCATGGTAGCGCCGATGCACTCGTCACCGGATTCCTTTGTCAAAAGAGCTGCCACGGAGCTGTCTACACCGCCGCTCATTGCTATGATCGCTTTTTTCATTTATATCTTAACCTTTCCTGATGATTGATGATTTCTCAGCTTTGCAGCCTGTATTCTCTTACGGTTACTGCAATTTCGCATTTATTATAATATGGCAGTTATTCTTTGTCCACGATTTTTCACCCGGAACCTTTGCTTTGCTTCTTTCCTGCAGACTCTCTTTGGTATATAATAGAAAATATTTTTCAGAAAAGGATGTGACTATATGAAACTTTCCCTGTTTTCCACGCTGCGTGGATATCGGAAGGAATACCTTCCCAAAGATATTTTCTCCGGCATCATCATAGCAGCTGTTTCCATCCCTATTTCTATGGGATATGCCCAGATTTCCGGGATCCCGGCGGTATACGGACTGTACGGTTCTGTTCTGCCGATCCTTTTGTTTGCTCTATTTTCCACTTCAAGACAGTTTATATTCGGAGTTGATGCTGCCCCCGCTGCTATTGTAGGCGGTGCACTGTCTACTCTGAGTATTGCTGCTGAATCGGAAGCTGCCATGGATTATGTTCCTGCCATCGCACTTTTTGCAGGTCTGTGGCTGTTTATCTTCTTTCTGCTCCACGCAGATAAGATCGTGGACTTTATCTCCACACCTGTTATGGGCGGTTTTATCAGCGGTATCGCGGTTACCATCATCCTGATGCAGATCCCGAAACTTATGGGAAGTCCTGCAGGATCCGGAGAACTCCTGGAACTGACAGAGCATATTTTTGCTACCGCCCAAAATATCAGCTGGCTTTCCCTCTTCATGGGGCTTGGTACTCTGGTGCTGATCCGCACATTTAAAAAGCTGGCACCAAAATTCCCCATGGCTATCGTTATTATGGCTCTGGGTGTTCTTTCCACTATTGTTTTTCATGTAGACGAAAAAGGCGTAGTCCTCCTGCAGTCTGTAGAACGTGGGCTTCCCTCCCTGATGATCCCGGATTTCGGAAATGTTGATCTGACCCAGGCGGCAGGCCGCGGTCTTATGGTTGCCGTTGTCATTATGGCAGAAACTCTTCTTGCAGAAAATACTTTTGCGTTCCGCAATGATTATAAGCTGAACGACCGTCAGGAAATCCTGGCCTGTGCCGCCGGAAATATTGCTGCCGCCGCAGTAGGCTGCTGCCCGGTAAACGGCAGTATCTCCCGCACCTCCCTCAATGAACAGTACGGTGGAAAATCTCAGGCGGTTTCCATCACTGCCGGGATTACTATGGCTCTGATTCTTCTTTTCGGCACCGGTTTTATCGGATATCTTCCGGTTCCTGTACTGACAGCCATAGTGATCTCTGCTTTGATGGATGTGGTGGAAACCCATCTGGCTGTACGTCTTTTCAAAGTAAGCCGTACAGAATTCTACATCTTCATGGCTGCCGGTTTCAGTGTACTCTGTCTCGGAACCATTTATGGGGTTATCATTGGTATCCTGCTCTCTTTCGTAGCTGTGATTCTGAAGGCCACCAACCCGCCGCGCTCCTTCCGTGGTATGATCCCTGGAAGAGATGCTTATTTTGATCTGTCCAAAAACCGTTTCGCCTACCCTATTAAGGGCGTTGTGATCTACCGTTTCAGTGAAAACCTTTTTTTTGCAAATATAAAGATTTTTCAGGAAGATATTGAGAACAGCATCCAAAAAGACACCAGGGTTGTGATCGTAGATGCCAGTGCTATCAACAGCATTGATGTCACAGCAGCAGACCGCCTGGATGCCATCTCCGCAAGCTTGAAAAAACGTGGGATCCGTTTTTACCTCACAGAGCATTCCACCCAGATCAATGACCAGCTGCGTCAGTTCGGCATCGGTCATATGATCAAGGATGGTATGGTCCGCCGTACCATTCTTGCTGCTCTGCATGACGCAGGGATCGAAGCTCCTTATGAACTGGATGTTCCAAAGGAAGACGAGACAAAGCTTCTGCGCCGCAGTATCGCTTTTCTTCCGGCAGAGGAAGAAAATACCCTGGAAGAGTTCGCCTGGGCTTTTGGTGACGATGCAGTAAAAGAGATCGAAGAATCTGTCCATCACATTATTGAACAGCTGCACCAGATCCCGGATATCCAACGTCTCTCCGAAGAAGGTCTGGAAGAGCTTCTGGATAACTGGCATGGATTGGGTGTTCTGGATGAGGATGAACTGCTTCGAAGAATTGAATTACATATGGATGAGCTGCCTGAAGAATTAACTTCCGACCGGAAACTGATCCTTCAGCTTCTGGAAAAGCGCCGTGGCAAGCTGAAAGAAAAAATCCTTGCCGAGCATCCGGAAGTCCTGGAACGACTGGAACAGCGCCGGAAAAAGCTGGAAGAACGGCTGGAAAAGCAGAATCCGGAAGCTGTTCAGAAATGGAAGCACTGGAAGGAAGAGCATCTCAAAGACTGATTTCTGCATACCTCCCCTTTCCAGGTCCATGATCAGATCACAGGATTTCCTGCATATTTCTCACAGATATTAATAAAATCCTGCATCACGGCAGAAGGCCTGCGATCCTTTTTCCAGGCAAGAAGGATCCTGGTCTTCAACTTCTCTTCTTCAATGATCCGGATCGGAAGATCTGTACAGAGATCTTCCATGGATCTTGGAAAAACTGCGGTTGCAAGACCTTCCTGCACCCAGAGCATGGCGTCTCTGGGATCATCGCAGACACAGAAAATATCCGGCTGGAGATTTTTTTCTCCAAAGGCTTTCATCAGAAATTCTTCGTACCGGCGGTAAATAATGAGAGGGCATCCGGTCAGCTCTTTAAGGCTGATGCCCTCTTTTTTTGTCTCATTTTCCGGGATCTCCGGAGGAAGGACCGCGATCATGGGTTCCTCATCCAGCTCCAGATAATTTAAACCTTCCAGCTTGATAGGTGTACGCACTACCGAAACATCAATGATCCCATCCATCAGATAATTCAGAAGTGTAAAGGTGATCGCATCCCTTACCTCAAAGTTTACATCACAATTTTCCCTGGAAAATCTGGAAATATAAGGCATAATGGTAGTCACTGTGGTTGGCGTGATCCCGATACGTAAAACCTGTTTTTTCCCTGCTTTGGATACTTCCAGCTCTGTAGACCGAACGTAGCTCAAAATGTTCTCTGTCCTGTCATAAAGAAGCTTTCCGGCTTCTGTCAGTGTCACGCCTGCCCTGGTCCGCTCAAAAAGCTTCACCTTCAGCTCTGCTTCCAGCTGCTTGATCTGATAGCTCAGCGGCGGCTGGGACATGTTCAGTCTCCTTGCGGCTTCATTGATGCTTCCTGTTGCTGCGATCTCATGAAAATATTCCAGCTGTCTGATTTCCATATCCTTCTCCTTTTAATTGCATATAATAATTTCTGTAATTTCCGCATTCCGTTCCCGGATGATCCGCATCAAACACTCTCTGTCTTTGTGTCAAGCGGATATTCGCAATCTATATTCTTCTGTACTGCATACTAATGATTTTTTCATTTTTGCAGATACTATGATCATCTTCCCATAAACTCACGTTTTCTTCAATATAATTTTTATATTATAATACATTAAAAACAATATTATACGTATCATCCCGGAGGGAGTATAATAACAGAGGTTTATTGTAATAAAAAGGAAATGGAGGAAAGAAAAAGAAATGCGAACACTCGCAAAATATCTTCGAAACTACAAAAAAGAAAGCATTCTGGCTCCTTTTTTCAAGTTTCTGGAAGTTGTGTTTGACCTGCTGGTGCCTATCGTCATTGCCCAGATCATTGATGTGGGTATTGCCCATAACGATCACGGCTACATCGTACAGAAATTCTTTATCCTGATATTGATGGCTGCCGCAGGACTGGCAGTCAGCATTACCGCCCAGTTTTTTGCGGCAAAAGCCAGTGTAGGTTTTGCCACAGAAGTACGCCAGGCAGTCTTTGACCACATCCAGAAGCTTTCCTATACGGAACTGGATACCCTTGGAACCGATACCCTGATCACCCGTCTGACCGACGACGTAAACCAGGTACAGAACGGTGTAAACATGGGCCTTCGTCTTCTTCTTCGAAGCCCGTTTATTGTTTTCGGTGCCATGGTGATGGCCTTTACCATCAACGTGCGCTGTGCACTGATCTTCGTAGTTGCCATCCCGGTACTGTTCCTGGTTGTCTTTGTGATCATGTTCTTAAGTATCCCTCTTTTTAAAAAAGTACAGGGGCGCCTGGATACTGTCACACGCCTTACCAGAGAAAACCTGACCGGTGTCCGTGTGATCCGTGCATTCTGCCGGGAAGATCACGCAGTTGCAGAGTTTGACGAAAGCAACCTTGCTCTCACAAAACTGAATGAATTTGTGGGAAAAATCTCCGCACTTTTAAATCCGGCCACCTATGTACTGATCAATATCGCAACCGTAATCCTGATTCAGACTGCAGGTGTACAGATCAATCTGGGAAACATGCAGCAGGGTGAAGTCGTTGCCCTTTACAACTACATGGCACAGATGATCGTGGAGCTAATCAAACTTGCTTCCCTGATCATTACCCTGAACAAATCCATGGCCTGTGCAGACCGTGTTGCCGGAATCCTGAAAGTAGATTCCACCATGGCCTACCCGGAGAAAACTTCCGCACTGGTAGCTGCAAAGAACGACTGTGCCGTTGATTTTGACCATGTGACCTTCTCCTATGCAGGAACCGGCGCGCCCAGCCTTTCGGACATTACTTTTTCCGCAAAAAAAGGCTCTACCATCGGAATCATCGGCGGTACCGGAAGCGGTAAATCCACCCTTGTGGATCTGATCGCACGTTTCTATGACGCAAGTTCCGGAACCGTTACCCTGGACGGCCAGAATGTACAGACCTATTCTCAGAATGAGCTCCGGAAAAAAATCGGCGTGGTTCCTCAGAAGGCAGCACTTTTTCAGGGAACCATCCGCGAGAACTTAAGCTGGGGACGGGAAGACGCCACAGATGAGGAAATGTGGGAGGCTCTTACCACTGCCCAGGCCCGTGAGATCGTGGAGAAAAAAGATGGCCAGCTGGATTTTAAGCTGGAACAGAACGGCCGGAACCTTTCCGGTGGCCAGCGCCAGAGACTTACCATTGCCCGCGCCCTTGTGAAAAAGCCGGAGATCCTGATCCTGGACGACAGTGCCAGTGCTCTTGACTTTGCCACAGATGCGGCACTTCGGAAATCCCTCCACCAGCTTGGCGGAAACACCACCACCTTCCTGGTATCCCAGAGAGCAGCCAGCATCCGTCAGGCCGATCTGATCCTGGTACTGGACGATGGCCAGCTCGCCGGAAAAGGGACCCACCAGGAGCTGGTTTCCACCTGTGAAACTTACCGTGAGATCTTTTTCTCACAGTTCCCGGAAGAACGGATCAAATATGAAAAAGCAACGGGAAAGGAGGTCCTGGCATGAGTAAAACAGGCAAAAAATCCCAGAACAAAAACAGCATGGCAACCTTCTTCAAGGTGCTCCGCTTTATCGGAAAATACCGTTTTCTTCTTGTATTAAGTGTGATCCTTGCCGCAGTTACCGTAATTTTACAGCTGTATGTTCCCGTACTTTTCGGCTATGCCATTGATGAAGTGGTTGCTGCCCATGAGGTTGATTTTTCCAGAATGGGATTCTATCTTTCCCGTATCCTGGTCATGATCATACTTTCCGGCATTGCCACCTGGATCATGAGCATTATCAACAACCGGATGACCTACCGCACAGTACAGGATATCCGTGCGAAATCCATCCGCCATATCCAAAAGCTTCCTCTGTCTTACCTGGACGGACACAGCACCGGTGATATCATCAGCCGTGTCATTGCGGATACGGATATTCTTTCCGATGGTATGCTTCTTGGATTTACACAGCTGTTTTCCGGTATCATCACCATCATCGGAACTCTGATCTTCATGTTTTCCAAAAACGTGTGGATCACACTGATGGTCATTGTCCTGACACCGGTGAGCTTTTTTGTGGCAAAATTCATCTCCTCCCATTCCTTCCAGATGTTCCGTGCACAGAGCGATGCCCGTGGACGTCAGACTGCACTGATCGAGGAAATGATAGGAAACCAGAAAGTGGTTCAGGCATTTGGCTATGAGAACCGTTCTTCGGAGCGTTTCGCTTCGATCAACGAGGAGCTTCGAAATGCCAGCCAGAAAGCTGTTTTTTACAGCAGTCTCACCAACCCGTCCACACGATGTGTCAACAACATCATCTATGCAGGTGTAGCTCTTGTAGGTGCATTCCTGATCCCGGGCGGTCATCTGACGGTAGGTGGGCTTTCCGTCCTGTTGGCCTATGCTAACCAGTACATGAAACCATTTAATGATATCAGCTCCGTGATTACAGAGCTTCAGAACGCTCTGGCCTGCGCTACCAGGATCTTTGACCTTCTGGAAGAAAAACCGGAAAGCCCGGACCTGTCCGGAACTCTTGATGATGTAAAAGGTGCCGTAGATATCCAGAATGTTTCTTTCCGCTACGAAGAGGACAAACCTCTCATTGAAGGATTTAACCTTCACACAGAGCCTGGCCGACGAATCGCCATCGTAGGTCCTACCGGCTGTGGTAAGACAACTTTTATCAACCTGCTAATGCGTTTCTACGACGTCACCGGCGGAAGTATCTCCGTAGACGGAAAACCGATCACCGAAGTTTCCAGACATGCCCTCCGCGGAAGCTATGGCATGGTTCTCCAGGATACCTGGATCAAACATGGAACTGTCCGCGACAACATCTGTATCGGAAAACCGGATGCTTCTGATGAGGAAGTGATCCAGGCAGCAAAAATGTCCCACAGCTGGGAATTTATCCGCCGTCTTCCAAATGGCCTGGATACCATTCTCTATGAAGACAGCTTAAGCCAGGGACAGAAACAGCTTCTCTGTATCACCCGTGTCATGCTGTGCCTGCCACCAATGCTGATCCTTGACGAGGCAACCTCCAGCATTGATACACGAACCGAAATGCTGATCCAGGAAGCTTTCGACCGGATGATGCAGGGCAGAACAAGCTTCATCGTTGCCCACCGTCTCTCTACCATCCGTAATGCGGATGAGATCCTTGTCATGAAAGACGGAAGCATCATTGAGCAGGGAAATCATGAGGAACTTATGGCAAAAGGCGGATTCTATCAGAATCTTTATAACAGCCAGTTTGTGAAAGTTTCTGAATAAAATATCAAATTTATAAAATTCAAAAATCTCCGGATCACAGTTTTTCTGTGCCGGAGATTTTTTTATACCATTTTGTTCTATTTATATTTTGACCGGAGAAGCCACTTCTGATCGATCACTTTCAATTCTTCTCCAAACCGGATATGAAGCCTTACTGAGCCTGGAAGCTGCTCCACATGTTCAATGTTTCCGGTTCCGAATTTCGGATGGCTCACATCTTCTCCGATCTCGTAGCGCACAATGCTGTTCCGGGTATTTTCATGCTGCTGCTTTCTCCGGTAAGTATCCCGTACTGTTACTGTCCGGTCATGGATTGGGCTTCGGAGCTTTTTCTCGTAGTCGTGTTTCATCAGGGCTTCCCCTGCCTTATAATATGGCGTTGGCGCCGCGCCGGTCAGGGAGCAGCAGTATTTCCAGGCACTTCCGTGAGTTCCGTGCTGCCACTGATACTCTTGGGGAATGTGAACATTATGCTGCATATAATGGGCATATTCATGTTTGTAAAGGTCCAGCCTGTCCTCTTTTTTCAGAGGATTTTTTACCGCGTAGCCGATAAACAGCAGGGAAAAATGAAAATGCTCTTTTTCGTGGTAACTGCCTCTTGTATAGGATCCCAGAAGATCTGTCTCCATACCAAAGGTAATGGGAATCTTCGCTCCATTGAGATGAAATTTTTTATCAAATTCCGCATAAAGGCTGCGGATCTGGGCTGTAAGTATGGGAATTTCTTTTTGCAGAGCCTGTGCAAGTGTCTGGTCGATCATTATTTACAACTCCTAATCTCCATATTTATACAATATTACTACAGAATAACAGACATTCTCTGGATTATCTGTTGTAGATAAATGAACGCCTGCCTATGTTTAAAAATACAAACTCTAGTAATATAGCACTTTCTCCCGGAATTGTAAACATCTCCTGAACACCATTTTGCCGGCAGTCGTTAAGAACTGCCGGCAATACCCCTTATTTTATCTCAGGCATAAATCTGCCTTACGCCAGTTTCCAGCTGGCTGCCTCTTCTCTTGCATGAATAAAATCTGCATAAAGGCCGCTCTGGGCGGAAAGTTCCTCGTGGGTTCCTCTCTGGGTGATCTTTCCTCCGTTTAATACCAGGATCTGGTCCGCATTTCGGACTGTTTTCAGTCTGTGGGCGATCATGATAATGGTCTTGTTATGAATCAGCACATCGATTGCCTTCTGCAGCTCCGCCCCATTTTCCGGGTCCACACTTGCAGTTGCCTCATCCAGGATAATGATCGGCGCATCTTTCAGCATGGCTCTTGCAATGGAAATCCGCTGTTTTTCGCCACCGGAAAGAGTTCCACCACCTTCTCCGAGAACCGTATCGTAACCCTCCGGAAGGGACATGATAAAATCATGGCAGCAGGCAGCTTTTGCAGCTTCTACCACTTCCTCATGGGTGGCATCCTGTTTTCCGAAGCGGATGTTATTTTCGATGGTGTCATTAAAAAGATATACATCCTGGAATACCATGGAAATATTTTTCATCAGGCTGTCCAGCTTGTATTCCTTTACATTGTGGCAGCCTACCAGAATCTCTCCGCCCTGTACATCCCAGAATCTGGCAATCAGATTGCAGAGCGTAGTTTTTCCGCCGCCGGAAGGTCCTACTACCGCAGTGGTGCTTCCTGCCGGGATCTGGATGGAAACGCCATCCAGGATCTTACGGTCACCATAAGAGAAACTTACGTTTTTAAATTCCACAGATGCATCTTCCGGACGGATCTCACTGCCGTCGGTATCCATCGTCGGTGTGTCATCAATAGAATTTGCTTTTCGCATGGATTCCCCAAGCATCTGCAGATTGTCGGACATATTTCCTGCATTTTCCAGCTCCTGATATACCATAAAGGAAGCGATCAGCATCAGGATACATCTGGAAAGATCCAGGCTTCCACTGTAATAAAATACAAGACTTGCCACTGCCAGCGCCGCGCCAAATACCTTTGCAGTTACCTGTCGGATACCGATCCACGGTGTCACAGATCTTGTCAGAGCCAGCGCTTTTTTGCAGCTGTCATCCACTGCCCTGGCTGCTGCCTGATCGTTATCTTTTTCCAGACCATAGGATTTTACCACGCTCATGCCCTGCACATATTCCAGAACAGATTTTACCAGTCCTTCCTGCGCCTGCTGTCTTCCAGGGCCTGTTTTTGCGGTTGCTGCCGTGGAGCATTCTGTTACTGCAAGGTAAACCAGAATACCAATAATAGCGATCACTCCAAGACGCACATCGATCACAAACAGCGCCAGACAGAAAGCCAGAGTATTTAAAAATCCTCCGATCACAATGACCAGACATCTGGACGCATTGTTTTCCACATCCGAAAGTGTAGTAGTAACAACTGCTGTGATATTTCCGAGGCTGTTGTCATTAAAAAATCCCATTGGGATATAGCGCAGACGGTCTCCGATATGGACTCTTTTCTCTGCTGCCATAAAATATCCGGTTTCTGTCTCCGCATTGGTCGCATAGTAAAAGCAGGCCTGCCTTCCCAGCATGGAGATCAGCATTACTGCAAATACCGGAAGAATATGTGCTTCTTTCCCACCTACGATGATATCCAGCGTCATCATCAGCGCCAGAAACTGCAGTGCTCCAAAGACCGCTCCGATAAAGGAAACGATCATGGCTTTTGTAAAAAGTTTTTTCTTTTTGCCTGAAAAGGCGATGATTTCTTTTAATATCCGGATCATTTCTCTTTCCCCCTTATGCCACGTCGCGGACACCCAGATAGGAATTCCACATCTTGCTGTACAGCGGGCAGTTTTCTTTCAACTGCTCATGGGTTCCCTGTGCCTCAATATGACCATCCTGAACCACTACAATGTTGTCCGCATCGGTGATGGTTCCCAGACGGTGCGCGATCACGATCAGTGTCTTACCTTTTGTCAGTGCGGAGATGGCCTTCTGGATCATGGCCTCATTTTCCGGGTCAATGCTTGCGGTGGCCTCATCCAGGATCACGATCTTCGCATTTTTCAGCATAGCTCTCGCAATAGAGATACGCTGCTTCTCTCCTCCGGAAAGATGTCCGCCGCCTTCACCGCAGATGGTATCATATCCTTTATCCAGCTTCCGGATAAAACCGTCGCATCCGGCAGCTTTTGCCACTGCCTCCACTTCTGCATCTGTGGCATTTAATTTTCCCATACGGATATTGTCGCGGATGGTACGGTCAAACAGGTAATTATCCTGGGAAACATAGGCGATCTCCTGATTCAGCTGATCCAGAGGAATCTCTTTGATATCTTTTCCCCCAAGGGTAATGTTTCCTTCGGTTACATTCCAGAAACCTGCGATCAGTTTTGCAATGGTGGATTTTCCGGAACCGGATGGTCCGACCAGTGCGGTAACTGTTCCCGGGTTGATGGTAAGGTTTACGCCTTTCAGCACTTTTTCATCCTGGTTACCATAGCTGAAGGATACCTGTTTCAGACAGATCTTCTCATCAGAAAGAGAAGTTTTTCCCTCCGGACGGTTCAGTTCCGGGCTGTCCAGGATACCGTTGATTTCTTTTACGTTGGCACCCACAATGGCAAGCTCATCCACAAAGGACAAAGCCGCCAGAAACGGGCCCGCAAATCCCATGGAAAGGACAATAATGGTGAAAAAATCCGAAGCGGAAAGGCTGTCGTGAGACCACAGAAGAAGTCCTACAGGCAGCACGGTGATCAGGACGGACGGCGTCCAGGTCTGCATGGTGGACATATATTTCTGGTTGTCATGCATCCAGTCCACATAGTACTGTGCGTTCTCTTCCACTGCTCCGGAATATTTTTTATAAGATCCGGCGGACTGGCTGAAAGCCTTTACTACCTGGATCCCGCCTACATACTCGATGATGGCATTTGCCATACGTTTTCCTACTGCAACTGCGCCTTCCCAGCGGACTGCATAGGTTTTTCCGCTCTGGCTCATGATGGCCATACCGATCACAGTTGTGACAAGGGAAGCAAATCCCATTCTCCAGTCCAGTGCAAAAATATATACTGCAATGGCAACCGGTACCAGAAGGTTGGCTGTCATCTCCGGGATCA from Blautia sp. SC05B48 encodes:
- a CDS encoding SulP family inorganic anion transporter, encoding MKLSLFSTLRGYRKEYLPKDIFSGIIIAAVSIPISMGYAQISGIPAVYGLYGSVLPILLFALFSTSRQFIFGVDAAPAAIVGGALSTLSIAAESEAAMDYVPAIALFAGLWLFIFFLLHADKIVDFISTPVMGGFISGIAVTIILMQIPKLMGSPAGSGELLELTEHIFATAQNISWLSLFMGLGTLVLIRTFKKLAPKFPMAIVIMALGVLSTIVFHVDEKGVVLLQSVERGLPSLMIPDFGNVDLTQAAGRGLMVAVVIMAETLLAENTFAFRNDYKLNDRQEILACAAGNIAAAAVGCCPVNGSISRTSLNEQYGGKSQAVSITAGITMALILLFGTGFIGYLPVPVLTAIVISALMDVVETHLAVRLFKVSRTEFYIFMAAGFSVLCLGTIYGVIIGILLSFVAVILKATNPPRSFRGMIPGRDAYFDLSKNRFAYPIKGVVIYRFSENLFFANIKIFQEDIENSIQKDTRVVIVDASAINSIDVTAADRLDAISASLKKRGIRFYLTEHSTQINDQLRQFGIGHMIKDGMVRRTILAALHDAGIEAPYELDVPKEDETKLLRRSIAFLPAEEENTLEEFAWAFGDDAVKEIEESVHHIIEQLHQIPDIQRLSEEGLEELLDNWHGLGVLDEDELLRRIELHMDELPEELTSDRKLILQLLEKRRGKLKEKILAEHPEVLERLEQRRKKLEERLEKQNPEAVQKWKHWKEEHLKD
- a CDS encoding ABC transporter ATP-binding protein produces the protein MRTLAKYLRNYKKESILAPFFKFLEVVFDLLVPIVIAQIIDVGIAHNDHGYIVQKFFILILMAAAGLAVSITAQFFAAKASVGFATEVRQAVFDHIQKLSYTELDTLGTDTLITRLTDDVNQVQNGVNMGLRLLLRSPFIVFGAMVMAFTINVRCALIFVVAIPVLFLVVFVIMFLSIPLFKKVQGRLDTVTRLTRENLTGVRVIRAFCREDHAVAEFDESNLALTKLNEFVGKISALLNPATYVLINIATVILIQTAGVQINLGNMQQGEVVALYNYMAQMIVELIKLASLIITLNKSMACADRVAGILKVDSTMAYPEKTSALVAAKNDCAVDFDHVTFSYAGTGAPSLSDITFSAKKGSTIGIIGGTGSGKSTLVDLIARFYDASSGTVTLDGQNVQTYSQNELRKKIGVVPQKAALFQGTIRENLSWGREDATDEEMWEALTTAQAREIVEKKDGQLDFKLEQNGRNLSGGQRQRLTIARALVKKPEILILDDSASALDFATDAALRKSLHQLGGNTTTFLVSQRAASIRQADLILVLDDGQLAGKGTHQELVSTCETYREIFFSQFPEERIKYEKATGKEVLA
- a CDS encoding ABC transporter ATP-binding protein, with product MSKTGKKSQNKNSMATFFKVLRFIGKYRFLLVLSVILAAVTVILQLYVPVLFGYAIDEVVAAHEVDFSRMGFYLSRILVMIILSGIATWIMSIINNRMTYRTVQDIRAKSIRHIQKLPLSYLDGHSTGDIISRVIADTDILSDGMLLGFTQLFSGIITIIGTLIFMFSKNVWITLMVIVLTPVSFFVAKFISSHSFQMFRAQSDARGRQTALIEEMIGNQKVVQAFGYENRSSERFASINEELRNASQKAVFYSSLTNPSTRCVNNIIYAGVALVGAFLIPGGHLTVGGLSVLLAYANQYMKPFNDISSVITELQNALACATRIFDLLEEKPESPDLSGTLDDVKGAVDIQNVSFRYEEDKPLIEGFNLHTEPGRRIAIVGPTGCGKTTFINLLMRFYDVTGGSISVDGKPITEVSRHALRGSYGMVLQDTWIKHGTVRDNICIGKPDASDEEVIQAAKMSHSWEFIRRLPNGLDTILYEDSLSQGQKQLLCITRVMLCLPPMLILDEATSSIDTRTEMLIQEAFDRMMQGRTSFIVAHRLSTIRNADEILVMKDGSIIEQGNHEELMAKGGFYQNLYNSQFVKVSE
- a CDS encoding LysR family transcriptional regulator, encoding MEIRQLEYFHEIAATGSINEAARRLNMSQPPLSYQIKQLEAELKVKLFERTRAGVTLTEAGKLLYDRTENILSYVRSTELEVSKAGKKQVLRIGITPTTVTTIMPYISRFSRENCDVNFEVRDAITFTLLNYLMDGIIDVSVVRTPIKLEGLNYLELDEEPMIAVLPPEIPENETKKEGISLKELTGCPLIIYRRYEEFLMKAFGEKNLQPDIFCVCDDPRDAMLWVQEGLATAVFPRSMEDLCTDLPIRIIEEEKLKTRILLAWKKDRRPSAVMQDFINICEKYAGNPVI
- the mnmA gene encoding tRNA 2-thiouridine(34) synthase MnmA; its protein translation is MKKAIIAMSGGVDSSVAALLTKESGDECIGATMKLYNNEDIGVRREKTCCSLDDVEDARSVAYQMDMPYYVFNFTADFHTEVMDRFVEAYENGCTPNPCIDCNRYLKFDKMFHRMQEIGYDYIVTGHYARVEYDEKRDRYLLKKAVDDTKDQSYVLYMLTQEQLAHVKLPLGGLRKDQVRVIAEKHGFINARKHDSQDICFVPDGDYAKFIEKYTGKKTPEGDFVDKEGNYIGRHKGIIHYTIGQRRGLGIPAASRLYVCEISPKTNTVVLGDNADLFSSELEADSVNLISVDSLTEPKRVTAKIRYRHKEQPATAWQTPDGILHVKFDEPQRAITKGQAVVMYDGDEVVGGGVINKIYSQS